One Paraburkholderia sp. PREW-6R genomic region harbors:
- a CDS encoding multidrug effflux MFS transporter has translation MIDSLTPTKTVSRVPSLFILVCITLSGTFPLHVFVPALPSAARDLQASTAGIGLTITLYIIGLSLGQLVYGPLSDRYGRRPVLLAGLSLFALASVAAACAPSLAWLELARLTQALGGCSGLVLGRAIARDSSGSTTLIRRLATLSIAMAIATAVAPVIGAQFVAHLGWRWIFITMSVANAIVLISVWRVVPETHVPSNDFQIRRYLRSYAHLLRTPSFLAYSIGGASATTGIYAFLSASPFILESELGLSPQAFGFAYFSLVVGLASGQSAAKRLAATLPARSALLIASAIMGAASLSLVVSYLSHAITLVSVMGPMIVMFFATGLSSPYAISSALDVDAAVVGAAAGLYGCLQMAYGSLCTAAIGLSPANPTFAMIVALVLSSAIAWLAFRAAPRPPTLPEPNDQSSIA, from the coding sequence ATGATCGATTCCCTCACCCCGACGAAGACCGTCTCACGTGTGCCGTCATTATTCATTCTTGTCTGCATTACGCTATCCGGGACATTCCCGCTCCATGTGTTCGTTCCCGCGCTACCCTCCGCTGCGCGCGATCTGCAAGCAAGCACCGCGGGCATCGGACTCACGATCACGCTTTACATCATCGGCCTGTCGCTCGGCCAGCTCGTCTACGGTCCTCTTTCGGACCGCTATGGACGCCGCCCTGTGCTGCTCGCTGGGCTCTCCCTGTTCGCGCTCGCCAGCGTGGCGGCCGCGTGCGCGCCATCGCTGGCCTGGCTGGAGTTGGCGCGTCTCACGCAGGCGCTCGGTGGCTGCTCCGGGCTGGTGCTTGGGCGGGCCATCGCACGCGACAGTTCCGGGTCCACCACGCTGATCCGGCGCCTCGCTACGCTCAGCATTGCAATGGCCATCGCGACGGCAGTCGCGCCGGTGATCGGCGCGCAGTTCGTCGCCCATCTCGGCTGGCGCTGGATCTTCATTACGATGAGCGTGGCAAATGCCATCGTGCTGATTTCCGTCTGGCGAGTGGTGCCCGAAACTCACGTGCCGTCGAATGACTTTCAAATCCGCCGCTATCTGCGCAGCTACGCACACCTGCTGCGAACCCCATCGTTTCTGGCCTACAGCATCGGCGGGGCGAGTGCGACCACCGGCATCTACGCGTTTCTCTCCGCGTCGCCTTTCATTCTGGAGTCCGAGCTCGGCCTGTCGCCGCAAGCTTTCGGCTTCGCTTATTTCTCGCTGGTGGTCGGACTGGCAAGCGGCCAGAGCGCGGCCAAGCGCCTGGCGGCCACGCTGCCGGCACGCTCCGCGCTACTCATCGCCAGTGCGATCATGGGGGCCGCGTCACTGAGCCTGGTCGTGTCGTACCTCTCGCATGCCATCACGCTCGTTTCCGTGATGGGACCCATGATCGTGATGTTCTTCGCCACCGGACTGTCGAGCCCGTATGCGATCAGCAGCGCACTCGATGTCGACGCCGCCGTGGTCGGCGCGGCGGCCGGCCTGTACGGCTGCCTGCAGATGGCCTACGGGTCGCTGTGTACGGCCGCCATCGGTCTTTCCCCCGCCAACCCGACGTTCGCGATGATCGTCGCACTGGTGCTGTCCAGCGCGATCGCCTGGCTCGCGTTCAGAGCGGCGCCGCGTCCCCCCACCCTGCCCGAGCCCAACGATCAAAGCTCGATTGCGTAG
- a CDS encoding MFS transporter encodes MKSRAQLAVGDGPAAATSAATAGGFRWVILLVIWAAFMVSCVDRFAWASIAAPVGHALGFRLALLGSLTTAFYVGYTVSCPVGGILADKFGSRATLAISMFPLGGLTFCFGFVQTFWMAVAVHLLMGFAAGAEYGATIKILTVWFGKDKGRAFGIWATGTSVSVVVANAAVPRIAAAYGWQAAYQILGLATLVFALICLVVVKNTPDGQSVPRITSRQIVALLKNRNLVLLALGGAGALYGTLGFVAWANALMTVAHGVSPVIAGSVLVWFGVGAFVSKPLFGWLYDKLIRYARLVATVDLALFIVLLIAFGHCQSISAYYVLAPFLGAAAYGYTPLLIGLYTQASGPQLAGAAAGFVNTVWSVGSFISPLVAGYVFQHGRSLNNTLAVIAIGPLLGVLLLCLVRRHAVAES; translated from the coding sequence ATGAAGTCGCGCGCACAACTTGCAGTGGGTGACGGACCTGCAGCCGCAACGTCGGCAGCAACGGCCGGTGGCTTCCGCTGGGTAATCCTGCTGGTGATCTGGGCGGCGTTCATGGTGAGTTGCGTCGATCGCTTTGCATGGGCAAGCATCGCCGCGCCGGTGGGACACGCGCTCGGTTTCAGACTCGCGCTGCTTGGCTCGCTGACCACGGCTTTTTATGTCGGTTACACGGTGTCGTGTCCTGTCGGCGGCATTCTCGCGGACAAATTTGGCAGCCGCGCGACGCTGGCGATTTCGATGTTCCCGCTCGGCGGGTTGACCTTCTGCTTCGGTTTCGTGCAGACCTTCTGGATGGCTGTCGCTGTGCATCTGCTGATGGGTTTTGCTGCCGGCGCGGAATATGGCGCGACGATCAAGATCCTGACCGTCTGGTTCGGCAAGGATAAAGGGCGCGCGTTTGGTATCTGGGCGACTGGTACGTCGGTGTCCGTGGTGGTGGCGAACGCGGCGGTGCCGCGCATTGCCGCGGCCTATGGCTGGCAGGCGGCCTATCAGATACTGGGGCTCGCGACGCTGGTGTTCGCGCTGATCTGTCTGGTCGTCGTGAAGAATACGCCGGACGGCCAGTCGGTTCCGCGCATCACTTCGCGCCAGATTGTCGCGTTATTGAAGAACCGCAACCTCGTCTTGCTCGCGCTCGGCGGCGCCGGCGCGCTCTATGGCACGCTCGGGTTCGTCGCGTGGGCGAACGCGTTGATGACGGTTGCGCACGGCGTGTCGCCCGTGATCGCCGGATCGGTTCTCGTGTGGTTCGGCGTCGGCGCGTTCGTGTCCAAACCGCTCTTTGGCTGGCTGTACGACAAGCTGATCCGCTACGCGAGACTCGTGGCGACCGTTGATCTTGCCCTGTTCATCGTGCTGCTGATTGCGTTTGGTCACTGCCAGTCGATCTCCGCATACTATGTGCTCGCGCCTTTCCTCGGCGCGGCGGCGTACGGCTATACGCCGCTTCTGATCGGTCTGTACACGCAGGCGTCCGGTCCGCAACTGGCGGGGGCGGCGGCGGGCTTCGTCAATACCGTGTGGTCGGTGGGTAGCTTCATCTCGCCGCTCGTCGCAGGATATGTGTTCCAGCATGGACGTTCGTTGAACAACACGCTGGCCGTCATTGCGATTGGCCCTTTGTTGGGCGTGCTTTTGCTGTGCCTCGTGCGTCGCCACGCGGTGGCGGAATCCTGA
- a CDS encoding ABC transporter substrate-binding protein, with product MRRASGWILAVPDSGRRMRRLAPRFLQALTLALLALAWARSAVAAAPALTICHIDDRSGAAADTGTQGYRAVQLAVDEINAAGGIAGHQVQLIGYDGKTDPQLSASFAARCAEDDHALLIIGANPAAVATGIAAVANEDRIPFFVMGATVDKLTDPPAPWLFRFGPANRQDAGAVADLLAKQGFRRIAIINCSAPFGIDGQRAMVAALAARRIAVVVQQTYDTGAADLTPQLLSIRDARPDAMVIFPYPADGARVLRTAQQLNLRTPTIVVRSALQQALLKLAGSSADGVLVPNTVDPNRADVKAFFVAFNSRFGPHLPNLYPAVAYDAAHAAFRALAQPEVLKAVDSGNVEQARLALRDAVEKIGSFDGIEGAAGTHYQFSTTRHQGPPDARWFTFIEVAGNGTRFESANLDAFRPRP from the coding sequence ATGCGGCGAGCTTCCGGCTGGATCTTGGCTGTACCCGACTCTGGACGGCGGATGCGCCGTCTGGCGCCGCGGTTCCTGCAAGCCCTGACGCTCGCGCTGCTGGCGCTTGCATGGGCCCGTAGCGCAGTCGCCGCGGCCCCCGCGCTGACGATCTGCCATATCGATGATCGCAGCGGCGCCGCCGCCGATACGGGTACGCAGGGTTATCGGGCTGTGCAGCTCGCCGTCGACGAGATCAACGCCGCGGGCGGCATTGCCGGCCATCAGGTGCAACTGATCGGTTATGACGGCAAGACGGATCCACAACTCTCGGCTTCGTTTGCCGCGCGCTGTGCGGAAGACGATCACGCGTTGCTCATTATCGGTGCCAACCCGGCCGCGGTCGCGACGGGTATTGCTGCAGTTGCCAATGAGGACAGGATTCCGTTCTTCGTCATGGGCGCGACCGTCGACAAACTCACCGACCCGCCCGCGCCCTGGTTGTTTCGCTTCGGCCCGGCCAACCGGCAGGATGCCGGAGCCGTGGCCGATCTGTTGGCGAAGCAGGGCTTCCGGCGCATTGCAATCATCAACTGCTCGGCGCCGTTCGGTATCGACGGCCAGCGCGCAATGGTAGCTGCGCTGGCGGCTCGCCGCATTGCCGTGGTCGTCCAGCAGACCTACGACACCGGCGCGGCCGATCTCACGCCGCAACTGCTGAGTATCCGCGACGCGAGGCCCGACGCAATGGTGATCTTTCCCTATCCGGCGGACGGCGCGCGCGTGCTGCGAACCGCTCAGCAATTGAATCTGCGAACGCCCACCATCGTGGTGCGCAGCGCGCTGCAACAGGCGCTGCTGAAGCTGGCGGGCTCAAGTGCGGACGGCGTGCTGGTGCCGAATACCGTCGATCCGAATCGTGCCGACGTGAAGGCGTTTTTTGTCGCGTTCAATTCGCGCTTTGGTCCGCATCTGCCGAATCTTTATCCGGCTGTGGCCTACGACGCGGCGCACGCCGCCTTCCGCGCGTTGGCCCAACCCGAAGTGCTCAAGGCGGTTGATAGTGGCAACGTCGAGCAGGCGCGACTCGCGTTGCGCGACGCTGTTGAAAAGATCGGCTCGTTCGACGGCATCGAAGGCGCGGCGGGCACGCACTACCAGTTCAGCACAACCCGGCACCAGGGACCGCCTGACGCGCGCTGGTTCACGTTCATCGAGGTGGCGGGGAACGGCACACGTTTCGAGTCCGCGAATCTCGACGCATTCCGGCCGAGACCCTGA
- a CDS encoding GntR family transcriptional regulator, with protein MPIAQRSKPATPMPAPQANGAPESCAPRSPMQARRAFEEVALQIRSQLSRGELRPGDRLPAERDLAEQFGLSRNTVREALRTLEISGVLEFRKGTTGGAFVREGQGDGVVTGIADLFRLGMLGHEHLTEARTVVALATLRATCERGSEADLDALVNNVRAAEIAVKAGRIGERVSINLEFFRILANASRNPLLIILTDAMIEIQVLLLEVLTPAPSSTVMASRRRLLKHLLARDTARAVAEMEVHLKTLERHYLPQRRDAVNGPSRAGTWQKVKRRT; from the coding sequence ATGCCCATTGCTCAACGATCGAAGCCGGCCACGCCGATGCCCGCGCCCCAAGCTAACGGTGCGCCGGAGTCGTGCGCGCCGCGCTCGCCCATGCAGGCTCGTCGCGCGTTCGAAGAAGTCGCCTTGCAGATTCGCTCGCAACTGAGCAGAGGCGAGCTGCGTCCGGGCGATCGGCTTCCCGCGGAACGCGATCTCGCCGAGCAGTTCGGCCTGAGTCGCAACACCGTGCGCGAAGCCTTGCGAACGCTAGAAATCTCCGGCGTGCTGGAATTCCGGAAAGGGACCACCGGTGGCGCTTTCGTGCGCGAAGGCCAGGGCGACGGCGTGGTGACCGGCATTGCCGACCTGTTTCGCCTCGGCATGCTTGGCCATGAACATCTGACCGAAGCGCGCACGGTGGTTGCGCTGGCAACCCTGCGCGCGACCTGCGAGCGTGGGTCCGAGGCAGATCTGGATGCGCTGGTCAACAACGTTCGCGCCGCCGAAATCGCCGTGAAAGCGGGTCGCATCGGCGAGCGCGTGTCGATCAATCTGGAGTTTTTCCGCATCCTGGCGAACGCGTCGCGCAATCCGCTGCTCATCATCCTCACTGATGCGATGATCGAGATTCAGGTGTTGCTGCTCGAGGTGCTGACACCGGCGCCGAGCAGTACGGTGATGGCTTCGCGTCGGCGCCTGCTCAAGCATCTGCTGGCGCGAGACACGGCGCGCGCGGTCGCGGAAATGGAGGTGCACCTGAAGACGCTCGAACGGCACTATCTGCCGCAGCGCCGTGACGCGGTGAATGGTCCTTCCCGAGCCGGGACGTGGCAGAAAGTGAAGCGTCGCACCTGA